One window of Clarias gariepinus isolate MV-2021 ecotype Netherlands chromosome 21, CGAR_prim_01v2, whole genome shotgun sequence genomic DNA carries:
- the LOC128509377 gene encoding E3 SUMO-protein ligase ZBED1-like isoform X1, protein MVERVLEHLPAIRRVLVEDKKHSHLNPTWQDVAVLESINAAMKPLADFTDILSGEKYITVSSVKPVLELIKDDLLFPGPDDTALTDSIKQNMCRVLTEKYSLPAINVLLRKATILDPRYRGSMEEADALDDVKHQLVQELLDLGQEESGEGTSGESCSKATGGNEDEPTAAALTKKRLSDLLQNRRARNLSQAQAAFPKRVLADAELTKFLQEDAIDASCDPLVWWHDNQRRYPLMAKLAQKYMCICATSTSSERMFSTAGNIATPEGSCLKPHKVNMLVFLARNLP, encoded by the coding sequence ATGGTAGAGAGGGTGCTGGAGCACCTCCCAGCCATAAGACGTGTCCTGGTTGAAGACAAAAAACATAGCCATCTCAACCCAACCTGGCAGGATGTTGCTGTGTTGGAGTCTATCAACGCAGCAATGAAACCACTGGCTGACTTCACAGACATCCTCTCAGGGGAAAAATACATCACGGTGTCTTCGGTTAAGCCTGTGTTGGAACTAATTAAAGACGACCTTCTCTTTCCAGGCCCTGATGACACTGCACTGACAGAcagtattaaacaaaacatgtgCAGGGTACTGACTGAAAAATACAGCTTACCTGCAATCAATGTCCTACTTAGAAAGGCCACCATCTTGGATCCAAGGTATCGTGGCAGCATGGAGGAGGCAGATGCATTGGATGATGTCAAACATCAGCTTGTGCAAGAGCTACTGGACTTAGGACAAGAAGAAAGTGGAGAAGGTACAAGTGGTGAGAGCTGCAGCAAGGCCACTGGAGGAAACGAGGATGAACCTACTGCTGCCGCACTCACCAAGAAGAGGCTGAGTGACCTTCTTCAAAACAGAAGAGCTCGTAATCTCAGTCAGGCCCAGGCTGCATTTCCAAAAAGAGTGCTGGCTGATGCAGAGCTGACTAAGTTCCTCCAAGAGGATGCAATTGATGCATCTTGTGATCCCTTGGTGTGGTGGCATGACAATCAAAGAAGATATCCTTTGATGGCCAAGTTGGCCCAAAAATACATGTGCATTTGTGCTACAAGCACCAGCTCTGAGAGAATGTTTAGCACAGCTGGCAACATTGCTACTCCTGAGGGATCCTGCCTTAAGCCACACAAAGTCAACATGTTGGTATTTCTTGCACGGAATCTGCCATGA
- the LOC128509377 gene encoding zinc finger protein 239-like isoform X2: MCSLHLDLPPKIPQDMAFKGSNKKTLSGHRKTYHEEMKKQNYQCSGCGKRFSYPSHLKIHQRIHTGEKPYHCAQCGKSFTSARSLQTHQRIHTGEKPYYCTQCGNSFTAASSLKKHQRIHTGEKPYRCLQCGKSFTAATSFQIHQRIHTGEKPYHCTRCGRSFTQACHLQIHQRIHTGEKPYYCLQCGKSFTAASYLQIHQRIHTGEKPYHCSQCGKSFTRAGHLKIHQRIHTGERPYQCSQCGRSFTAASSLQTHQRIHTGEKPYQF; encoded by the coding sequence ATGTGTTCACTGCACTTAGATTTACCTCCAAAAATACCTCAAGATATGGCCTTTAAAGGAAGTAATAAGAAAACATTATCTGGTCATCGTAAGACATATcatgaagaaatgaagaagCAAAATTACCAGTGCTCAGGTTGTGGGAAGAGATTTAGTTACCCAAGTCATCTGAAAATacatcagcgcattcacacaggagagaagccgtatcactgcgcacagtgtgggaagagttttacttcAGCTAGGTCTCTCcaaacacaccagcgcattcacacaggagagaagccgtattacTGCACACAGTGCGGGAacagttttactgcagctagttCTCTCAAaaaacaccagcgcattcacactggagagaagccgtatcgctgcttacagtgtgggaagagttttactgcagctactaGTTTTCAaatacaccagcgcattcacacaggagagaagccgtatcactgcacACGGTGTGGGAGGAGTTTTACACAGGCATGTCACCTGCAAAttcaccagcgcattcacacaggagagaagccgtattactgcttacagtgtgggaagagttttactgcagctagttATCTCCAAATACACCAGcggattcacacaggagagaagccgtatcactgctcacagtgtgggaagagttttacacGGGCAGGTCACCTAAAAATtcatcagcgcattcacacaggagagaggccgtatcagtgctcacagtgtgggaggagttttactgcagctagttctctccaaacacaccagcgcattcacactggagagaagccgtatcagtttTAG